CCAGCCACGGCAGCAGGCACACGTCGTGGAAGCGGTGCTTGCACGGCATCTCCTTGGCCTCGCCGCCAGCCGCGAAGTCGTCCAGGCACACCGGGCAGGTCGCGGCCTCGCTTACCTTTACCGTTGGCAATGCGGCAACGGCCTCCATCTTCGCCGGCAGCGTGCCTTGCCGGCTCGGGTCGGTCTCGGCCAGGTACTCCAGCAGCAAGTCCAGCCCGGGGCCAAGAATCAACTCGCCAAGCGTCAGGCCTGCCCCCCTGCCGGCCCCGGCGCTATTGCTGGCTCCTCCCTCTGGCACGAGCATGGCATGCGCGTCGGCGGGGCTAACCAGCACGAGCCGCTCGAGCCCCGGGTCGGGCGCGTCGCCGTCGGCATCGGCATCGCCTTCCTGGAGCGCGTTGAGCAGCTGCAAGAAGGCGAGGTGGCGGTACTGTCTTCGCGCCAAGGTCGCGAGGtcgccgccgtcgagcccgtagGAGACGCCGAGGAGGTCCATCAGGATAGGCGGCCACTGCGGAACCGCGAGCTCCGACCTTGCGCCCGCGTCGTCTGGGCCGGCCCCTGTGGCAGGACCACGGTCGCCCACGGCGTTGCTGCTCCGCCGGCCATCGGCCATCTCCTCCACGAATCCGGAACGGCAGTGCGGGCACTTCACCTCCTCGACGCCCAGCTCTGGCCTTACGATCACCGAGCACATGTGGCAATAGTATCTAGAAGTTGCACCGGGTTCCTCCGCCATGTCTTTCTCCTGAGATTTCCTATCTCCTCGACCAAGAACTGCGTATAGGTAGTTAGGAACAGAATCGCCATCAGGCATAGTTGTGCGACGATGCAAAATTTCACCGAGCCTCAAAAAAAATATAAATTGGGAAAATTAGCGCGCACGTTCTCCTGGCTGAAACAAAGTTCCCTGGCCCTTTTCCAACAGAACAATAGATGCGCGAGCTAACGATACTTTGAAAACTTCACACAGAAAGTGCAAAACCGCACGAAATCCTATCCAAAACATTGAACCTAAAACTAAAAACATACTAGCATGAAGATGGATGAAGTTAAGAACTTACCAGCAGCTATAAGAGAGATGGAGCTTCTTCAAGAACACCCGAGGAATTAGCGCGCATGGATGATTTGGATGCCACGGAAGCAAACCAAAGCAGGTGGGGAGCAAGAAGAAGAATCAGAGGGGGGCCGGCAGGAGAGGCGGGCGGAGAAGAGATATGTTTGATGCCAACGCAACTCTATCGGGTATTACTAAAACTCGTGGGCGCCTTGGAATAATTGGTGGCTTCTTGTTTTGCACATCGCCCGGTTGCTTAGGCAGCGGAGAGTTCTAGTCCACGGAGACTCTCAAGCTGTCCTGCCGGCTAAAAATTTGTATTGATAGCTTTCGCTGCTGTCATGTCATGGTGTGGTAACGTGAGCAAACCCAAGAACAGGTCTGATCCATGGAATAGAGACGAGACGACAGGGACGGCTTTTGACGAGTTCCTTTCGCTGGCGTATCCCTGACGAACACAGTGACATTGGCGCCATCGATGAGCCGGAGAATGCATTCAATTGAGGAGAGACAATCTATAAAGCCGTGATAGTTGACGTTCCAAAATTGTGTGTATTTTTGTAATTCTGTGACAACATATATATAGCGAGGGACTGAAGGATAATTGACCTGTGGTGTTGACGCATGGGCGTAGTGTGGGCGGAGCTACTTGGGTACTTGGTTGCACAAATGTACACTCACTGTTTTTACAAGAACGTTGACTAACTATGCCGTATAACTCGCACACATGCATcaaataaattaaaaaaaattatagAACTTTATATTAAAGTTGTACCAGAGTTGCGACAATTAATTTGGATCAGAGAGAATAATATTCATGAAAACTATCACAACGCCGGGCCAGTGACATTGGCATTGCGTGACCCGAAAGTGACAGCTACATAGGCCACAACAAACAAATACTTAGCATAGGGCATGACCATGTAGCATATTCATGCGTAAATTTGCTATGCGCTTAATTAATCTTCTAGGTTTTCTTGTAGATAATAAGAATAAAAGCATGTACATAATATATATGATAATAAATTATGATGTTAATTTTAATATAAAATAGGATCATTATACATAAATATAGTATGTCAGCTTGTCGAGCTAAATTTAAGTGTGTAGTGTTTGCACAAAATCATCTTTTTTACTATTAAGTTACATAAACGTTTATTTTTAGCTCATTTCTTTTTTAGTCGCTCTCGAGTCGAGCCTAAAAATGAGTGAATCTCCAATGATTCGTGAGCCTCGAGTTCAAATTTATTGTTGCCTTAAACTGGGTATCAAGTGTCTGATTCTTGGAAAACTAAATCTTCTTCATTCAAGGTTTGATTTGTGTATCATTTTCCTAGTTTTCATTCAAAAATTTCTACTTGggaaattattatttttatagATGTACATGTGGATTTTTTTTTGGAATAACCACATACATTTCATTAGACAAACATATTACAAAGAGTACACATGTGGTCATCGCAAGCGACATACATAAATGTCTTGCAATATTGCATCAAAGACTTTGTAAGAAGTAAAACTAATTTCACTTGGGCAGAATCTTGTGCCACGCCAAAACATCACCCACCATCGTCCTCCTCCGTCGCTGAGGCAACGTCGAAGAAAGAGTACCAAGATCTAGAGGAGCACCTTTTGCATATAATGATGCTTTTCGAGCCAATGAAACGGACCGCTGCAAGCGACGAGACCGAGACTTTGTGGCACGTCAGCCGGGGTTCTTCCCCGTGTCCACTAGATCCCAGCATCGTTAACTTCATTCGACGAGATCAAAGATGATGAACAGCGATGCATTCTGCCATCCACACACCCCACTGTAAAACACCAAACGGAACCACAACAGCCGACACCAACGCCACCCGAGAGAGTGTTGCGCGCCGACCATCAGACACAAATCATACCGGATCTGAAGACCGGCAAGAAAACCAAGCCACCTGCTCCTCGACGCCGCCCATTAGAGCGCCACTGAGATGGAGGACGAGTAGAAGCAAATTATTTCGACGCGGCGCCGTCTCCACCATTGATGCATCACCTTTGAAAACAAATTGTGCCTATCCTATACCTCTATCGGACAGAGACTGCTGGGGTCCCCGCCCGCTCCCGCCGTTGAAGCGGCAGACGGAGACGAACGAGGACCTAGCGTTGCCGGCGGTGTTGAGGAAAGCAAAGGGAACCGCCTCCTGTATCGCCTCTCTGGAGCGGTTCCAGGAGCGAACAGTCGGGGGTGACATGCGGAGAATGTTACAAAGCACCCAAGTGGGGCCTAGAGAGAAAAAGAACATATACCGTGAAGAAACCTTTATGTAGGGAAAATCGTGTCCTATTTTTTTGTTGAGAATTAGCATTTCTTTTAAATGAATTGAAAAGTATTAACTATGCCTGAGATAGGCGGGCGGTGCTAATATGTATCGCCTATACTCTTTTTTTAGGGGATGTATTGCCTATATGCTATTTTTTTGAGAAAAAAAAAATTATAGCCTCTACGCAACCTCATGGAAGGACCGCTAACACTTAGGACCTGTTAAATGGGCCAGACCCGGCGTGCATAACGAGCGCTCGCTCATGTCGGCTCACCTGTTGCGCCAGCTCGCCAATCTGGCTGGTGTTGCTGGTTGTTTGTCACTTCCCCCCTCTTTTTATATGCATTTCAAATATTTATGAAATATATACACTTGATTACTAAATCTATAAAAATCTTGAATTTCACAATGTTCAGAAATTTTACAATATTCACAGATTTAAAAATGTATTTATGATTTTGAAAGAAACCATGAATTTTAATTCTATTTCCAGTAAGTTGATGTTCAAGAATTTTAAGAATGTTCAGAAAATGTTAAACAATTCATAATTTGTTTTTAAATTTATATTTTTCATGAATTTTAtaaatatttaaaaaaattaaaatattCACAAATTAAAAATTCACTATTTTCTAAATGTTCGTGAATAAAAAATTATTTGTGAATTTTATAATGTAttcacaaatttaaaaaaaatgctctcaaacttcaaaaaAATGTACATGAAAGGAAAAAGGATtaataaaataaaaaatgaaaatgaaagcaGTAAAAATCAATAGTGGAAAAGACTGacatgaaaaagaaaaagaacccAAATGTTCCCAAAACCGGGCTTAACCTTCCAAAAGTGCTCAATAGCCAACCATGCGCCTCAATGCTCTTAATATGCTAACTCACGTCAGACGTTAGGCAACCGCGCGTGGTATGTATGCAGTCAAGAATCAGCGATACATCCTTCACGGAAAATCACTAGTTAAGGGATGTTCCTTGCAAAGGTTACCTCGAAACGCCTCTGGTGATGACAAGTGGCGTAATGAATATTTGCCATTTTCTTCCACAGGCGGAATGGATTTGAGGATTGGTGCATGCTCTTTTCTTCTATAGATTCATTTTTGAGAAGAAATATATCATGATCTCATCATGAACCATTTCAACGTTGCCTTTCTCACGTCGAAACCATCAAAAATAGATTTTGTGTTGATATATCTGATAAACCTTTTTTGACATAACTTATTCTTTCACTGAGAATTAACAAGTACTCGCAACTAGCATTAATCCGTGGTGTGAATATGAATAAACTTGTGCTTCCACAAGCAACACACCATGAATTAACATGTGCTCTCACGAGAGCACATCTGTGCTGCCCGCGGGAGCATGCCTGTGCACAAGAAAAAGAGCTAAGATAACCCCCCAAAAAACTAGAGAAACCTTTTTTTCACAAATCCAAAAAAAATGGGTCTCCCTTAAAAAACAAGGAAAATCAGGAAAAAAAATATCATGCACACTTCGTCATATCGTCTTGCTCACGGCGAGGGTTTGTCACCCGGCAAGCTTCCACGCCGGTGGGTGCCTCAGAAAGTTCACTCAGGTTCGGGCACCCTCTAACTACTTGCTCTCATCATTTCTAAAAAAGTATAAGTattccctccgttcataaatataagattTTTAAATATTTCAGTATGGAGTACATACAGTCTGAAATGCAAATAGACACACTGAAAATATGTTTATATACATTCGATTCAATTTTTTTGTAAAATATCTTAGGATCCTTGTTGCGATATAGTCGCCTGTCTcaccttttttctttttctttttttcttttataatttttttgagtaactttttttttcttttataaGAGAGAGAGGCGCGCGTCCAACGTACGTGGCATGAACGGACCGGGCCATGCATACGCCGCTTTTGTTTTTGTTCAAGGCTTCAACGCAACATTTGAAACTCTTCTCGGCCCACCGTTCAAGAAAAAAGAAACTCTTCTCGGCCTACGATTGAACGGGCCTAAAATAGCACTACCCGAAGAAAGGGAAGCGAACGCCAGAGGAGGCGAACAGGGGAGAGATTCTAAAAAAAGGGcgaagaggagagagagagagcccgAGAGATCCGCGGACGCACGGTCGCCGGAGAAACTGCAGGAGCCCAGTCGATGGCGTCATCGGAGATCGGCCGCACGCCGGCGCAAGGCGCGGAAGACGCCTCCGCCTCCCCCTGGCCTCTCCGCAAGCTCCAGGTCTCTAGCCCTTCCCGCCCCGTAATCTTACAGAAACTTGCAATGCCTCTTACAAATCTTGGGCGGATTCGCGTGTTTCTGAGTGCCCTTCTTTATCTCAGATGTGATATCAGGTTGCATGGAATCACGTGTATAACTGAATCGAATTCGTCTTTAAGATGGTGTGCGTGAATTTGTGTTCTTCAGTTAGGATTCGATGGCAAAAATTACCAAGTTCTTCCTATTCCATTTTTGGGGGCTATAGAAAACCTATGCCTTGATGCATGCTATCTCGTCCCTGAATGATTTTATATTTGACTGCCATTCCCTTTGCACGCGATGCTTGTATAGCTGCACTCGCATCGGCTACACTTATTTGTTGGATAAACCGAGATGGTATTTTTTTTATTTACTCCTAAAATTCCCTTCTTTTCCTGCCGCACTAACCCTCTTTCTGCTTGCATTTGTAGAGCTTTGCGCCACGGCTGTTGTCACAGTACAAAGCCTACGAGGATGTGTTTGTGGAGAGGGCTAAAGGCAAGAGCTATGCCatcttacccccccccccccccccccccggtcccCCTTCACTGGGTGTATTTGTCTCACTATCATGGTTCCCAAATCAATACTTGGTTTTATTTTCATTTTAGTTACTATTTCGGATGCGCTGGTTCTTGCGAGCGAGCATCAAGCGGAGGCAATTGGATGTGCCACTGTCGCAGGGTTCATCTTGTTCAGAGGTATATTTCAAGTTTTCTGAAAGCATACTGAGATTTGTTTCTAATGTTCATAAAGACAGGTTGCAAATTAATTTATCGGCTCAAACCGTGTGGTTCCTTTTAAGGGTGATCTCAGAATGTTATATATTAAGACACAAACTTGGTTATGTCATGTCtttgcatatgcacatagacagaAATGGGACTCATCGATACGCATCAGGGATTGAAGGAAAACTATATAGTTTCACAAATCCTGAAACCAGAGAACATGATTCATCAACAGGCTGCCAAGTTTCTTTCCATTTGTCATGTTCCACATACCTATCCGGTTGTTCAGAAATGTGTAAACTGATTTTGACCTGAGAAATACTATTCAGGAGCTAACAGGCCAGATCATCAGATATATTTCCCTTTTAGAGTTGATGTCGCAAAACCTGCGAATTTGATTCATTCTCGCTCATGTGTATTCGTAGTCCGGGTTAATGATTAGTCTTAAAGAACATTTATTTCAGTTGCAATTGCAGTTGTTTTCTTCTTTGTTTTTTGACTGAAATACAACTTTTGTTATCTCCtaaaccaatcacaattttaGTGAAGAATTATCTCTTCTTTGGAGGCTTCAGAAGTTCTCTTTTAGCACCTGCGTAGAAAAAAGCAACATTGTTTCGATGTTGTATCTTATTTATTGGAGTGTAGGCAGTATTCATGTCGCGTTAAAGTTCTTAAATCCTATCAGTTATTATAGTTTGGTGCCAGAGGTTATGCACATGCACTATATGTATGCAATTCCTTTCCGTTGAGGGGTGCTTCCATATATCTTtatctctttttttttgcgaaattcCATATATCTTTATCTGATTTCAAACCTGAGATGATCCAAGCTTGAATCAAGCCAAGCCATCTGTCTCAGGTTCTATCTTGTTTGGTTTTTCTTGGTTTGTTAATTCCTTGTTGGGATGCAAACCTGGAAAATGGTACGTGGGAGATCTACTTTGAGTTTGGCCACCAGATACATAAGATTTTTTTTTTTCATGTAGTCTAGCTACCAATTATTAATCTTAACCTAAGACTCATCATGTGTCTGAAGATTCACAAATGATCAGTTGCCATTGAACTTAGTGTAGGTGAAACTTTCATGAGAAATTACTAAATTATTAATAAACAGCCGGTGATGCATTTTAATCACATGTCATTTACTCAAGTACTTCCTCCCTTTCAGATCACTaaagtttacagagggagtacttagtAGCATTGTCTGCTAACGGGCATGTtacttactccctccgttcctaaatatttgtctttctagagatttcaacaagtgactacatacggagcaaaatgagtgaatctacactctaaaatatgtctatactagcaatgtgcccgtgcgctGCAgtggatccaaagtagaataatacatattcacaaatttgaaagaaaacagtctagttttgatatacatatatcactaaaaatatcttatgtttcattcaaaatatatttcttgggctgttttgatgaggtaagggaggaatgtggttggtttcaagatactaaggggttttctgtaaattggagcagagaagtgggataTTGTTGCAAAaaggccacaacttacatcacagtcgttagatgcagatctagtggtcagaaatgatggatgccagacacaccatcatcaccaactgagtcttttataggagtagagatacatccgtatgtggtagtccatttgaaatctctaaaaagacaaatatttaggaacggaaggAGTATAAAATAACTTTTGACAAACCCTTGTGCACAAGTTGCATGTCAGGGGGTACTGTATTTGGCACTGATCCATTGAAGTGGTCGATGTTCTCTTCCCGGCTATGAAACGCCGATACTACTTGCAAAGCTTTTATATCTACATTGGATACGTATCTGATACCGATACGCGTTTGATATTTATTCAACCAGTATCGGAAGAATTAAAATTTAGAATAAAGGCACGCAAATTAGATGCATATTGGATACAGTACAAATGGATGCGGCCTAGTCAAATAAGGATTATCTAAGCCCTCCCTTGTTTTGTGCTCTACTTTGACTTGATTCTCTTGCCCCCTCTGTCCTGACTTCCAGTCCCATCCTTCCTCCTTTTGCCCCTTGGTAGCGATGGCCAGACACCCCAGCCGGAGGCAAGCTTGTATTGAATTCCTTTCACCATCCCAACGTCTCACCAACTGTTCCTCCTGCAGACCACTGACCCTAAGCAACTGGCATTTGATGTCCAGCTATGCCACATGATTTTGCTATTCATTTTTAGAGTTAAACATATACCATATCAGCATTTTGGGAAAAAGGCATATCCCGTTAACCATGTTGCCCCAATACTGATACACTTATGGTAACATAACTAAACAGATCACAGTGCCCTTGCCAATGGTCAAGGATCAAGCAATAGAAGAAAAGCCAAAACAGAATTTGGGTTTTGTGAATGCTATGCAGATTAACAAGTGGGCTGAGGTTTGAGTTTAATTGTGTGGATTGTGCGCTAGGTTTATTAGGATTGTGCAGTTACATATAACACATTGCAAGTGTATCCTCCTACAACTTAACAAGAAATAGCTCAAAAGTGGTCCTCTCCCTATTTCAACTGAAATATGGTTGTTTTCTTTGATAGAACAATGGTTTCTTTTGTCTCAAAGCTAATGAATGTTGTACCATCAGGCCCTCGGAGATTTTTATACCGCAATACTCTGGGTCGTTTTAAAACTGAGAAGGTACATTGCCCGCAACTCTGATTATGCTAATTTAAATTTTATTGAACATCTGTAACATATTAGGTTTCGTTTGTTCAGTACTTTTGAATATCCATTTATTTCATTACAGTTGAATCATGTAACAGTGGTTTCTCCAAGTGCCCATGCTGGCAAATACTTTCTGTTTTCATAGTCATGACTGAGTTTCAGTTATTCTGTTACCAACCTTGTCTAACAAGGGCATAAAGATGAGAACCATGACATGCATACATTCTTTTCCTTCACGGATGTATATGATGATGTCCTCACATATAATTTTTATAGGATTTACTGAATGATGTTGAACAAAGTATGATCGAATACAAAACATCTATTGAGAGCTTGAGAAAGGATTCCAAATACACCCTGGACAAAGTAGTCATTGGTGAAAGTGATCTGCAGCGTGGCCGAACTGATTTGAGGTAGTACACATGTGGTGCTTTTCTAATCATCTTCTGTCATTTCCTTGAACTACGCCATACTTGAGAATAATCTACATCTAAATGTTATGCTAATGAATTTTGCAGATCTACTGGTAAGCAAATCCAGTCCGTTATAAGATCTATTTACAAAGCAGAATCCACAGCTGCAGGTATTGAATTCTTCTTCAAAGGTTGATGGTCTTTTTAGTATAAACTTTGAAGCAATGTATCTGTAAATAAGAGGCTATACACATCATTTGACCGTTTTCTTTATTAAATTTGTTCCATATTGTTCTTGTGGCCCTAGGTTTGATGGATCAACTAAGAATTATTCCTACAAGACAGTCTCTTGAATTACGAGCAGAGGCAAGTGAAATAGCTCTTATGTAAAAAAATACTTATTCACTGACTATTATGAAAAGTTGCTTTCAACTTAGCATGCTCTTTTCATCTTTCAGGTGGCTTCCATGGCCTCTGATTTGAAAAACCGGAGACATGTCCTGGAAGAAAGGGTGAACCGTATATCTGAATATGGTGTCCGCGTCTGAATTTTGCCATAGAATCGCTCCTGGGCCCCTCCATGGAATAAACTCAATTCACCAAGAGACATGCCACTGATTAGACAAGCAGCATCTTCCATGGATTATAACCTTGTTTTTGTTAGCATTTGAATACGGGGCGATCAAGATTACTCGCACAACCATCGTTGACTCCCTCTATcatttactccctccgtcccaaaataagtgactcaactttgtacggGAGTACTATTGCCTGTGTTGAGCATTGTTCACTACTGTATCTTTCATGTGCACACATAAGAAAGGCTTAAGCTATGTGCTTCGGCATTTTGCCTCCTGTTAAGAATGAATATCATTCTAGTCCGGAAATAAAGAGCATGTTAATCTGTCCTGTATATGTGTACTCGCTGGAATTTGGACGATCAACTCTGTATGAATAAAACATCGCATGAATAAAGCACAAACAATCAGCAGAAACACTCAGTTTTTGCATGCATGTAAGAAGCCAGCAATACGAGTTCAGCCAAAAATGTGAGTATATGCATAAGAAGGCAAGAACAGGAGTTAAGCAAAAAATATGACTATGCAAAGAAGCCAAAGTTGTGAGTCTATGTCTGCGCACAATGACAAAACAAGGCTCAAGCATTGGAACTTGTCTATAGATGTTATGCTGATGTACGGCAGGCGACACCCATGCACTGCTATAAAAGGAGGAGTCAGGATATCGGTAGCAGAGGGAAAGAGCCtgtgttgtactccctccgttcctaaatataattttttttagacatttcaaatgaaatACAACATAcgaatgtatgtagacatattttaaaatGTAGATTCATTTGTATacagtcacttgttggaatctctaaaaagacttatatttgaaaacggagggagtagcacggTAGCACTAGTCCCGCTATACGGGGAAATATCCTGTGATACCAAACATCATATGATACCATGCCATAAATTTAATTTTACATGTTTAAAAAATTCTGCAAAAAAAAATTGTGAATGGTCAAAAGACATATGTCTACTACCCCTAAAATTTTCAGATCCAAATTTAAAATATACATGGAGATACAAAGATGACAAATCCACATGTGAATAATGTCATTTTTTGCTTTTGTCCCCTTTTGACACTATTCATGctaaatttgtcttttttgtatattCATTATATTTGGAGTTTGGACTTGAACTTTTTTAGGGTTTATACACACGTCTTTTGAACATTCGCAATTTTTTCATGAATTTTCGAAACATTAAAATTTATGTttgtttaaacagaggcaaaatATTTGCCTCATCCATTAATTAAGAAAGATTTTAGAGTTGCTTTTACAAACAAAAGCGAAAGGAAATTACAAAGCCTCTACTCTCGTGGCATGATGTTCGCCAAGTGCTTCGCGCCGGTGGTGACCCAACGGGTTGCCTCGTTCTTGATGTTGGAGAGAATGATAGACGGGAGCGTGGATTTGTGTTGAAACACCCCCACATTTCGCTCACACCAAATTGTCCAACAAGCATGGTGAGGGACATATTGATCCACCAATCCTTGATTGAACGCTCCACAGTCCAACGAGAAGTGTCAAAGTCATCCAGGTTGAGCTAAGCCTTGATCATGCTCCAAAGCCTCCTACTAAATTGACACTTGAAAAAGAAGTGGTTCACCAATTCCTCGGTTTGTTTACAAAGAGGACATAGCACACAATTTGTCCATCCGCGCCTTTGAAGCCTATGCACCGTCCAAATCTGGTTTTAAATTGCAAGCCAAGAAAAAAATGACCTTTGGAGGCGCCCAAACATTCCAAACTGCATAGCTCACGGGTGATGGTGCCAAGGAATTGGGCTTTGTATGCATAAGTGGCGGAGTAGTGCCCACATACCGTGTGCTTCCAAATGATGTCATCCTTGGTGCCGTCCACAAGGTGAATTGCACGAGAGTGAGCCCAAAGGTTCACAATTTGCCGTAAGTGGTCCATCGTCCGGTCTGTGGGAAGCTTGATGTTGGCAAGCCAAGCATCGCCTTGCATGGCCTCCCTCACCTTCCAACTTTTCATAGAGGAAACCACAAAAAATGAGTTGTGCTATGTCAATAGGCCTTTCCCCATTAATCCAAGGTGAGTCCCCGAATGGTGCACGGGCCCCATTACCAATTGTAATGTGTGTGGATGCGCAGAAGAGATCCTGGTCTAACTCATCGCAAGAGTTTCACAAACCAAACCACATTTTCGTCGGATCCCTCCATTCAAACCAAAGTCATCTAAGTCCTAGGGCCCTGGCAAACTTAACGAGGTCGATGATGCCCTGTCCTACAAGGTCCGTAGGGCGACATACGGTGCGCCAATTGACCTTAACTTCGCTCTCGTGGTCGTCTCTGTGCCCGACCAAAGAAAGCCCGCTCAATTTTGTTGGAGTTATGCATAGTGCTAGGAGGGTTGAGAGCAATGATGTAGTATATCACTTGCAAGGTGCGCACCAACTTGATGAGTGCACATCGGCCTGTGGCAGTATGTTTTGACCATCCCATGGCAGCAGCCTTGCCGCCGCCTTATATCCTCGAGAAACTGAAAGTCCCCTCTCCGAAGTTGCCAAACCGAGAGCGGGAGGCCCAAATACTTAACAGAGAAGGAGGCCCGGGTGGCTGGCAAGCTAGTTAGGATTGCATCTAAATCTAGAAGCCCGACGCCATCCTTGTGCACGTAGAAGCGTTTTCCCCTCTAGTTAGGGTTTC
This genomic window from Aegilops tauschii subsp. strangulata cultivar AL8/78 chromosome 4, Aet v6.0, whole genome shotgun sequence contains:
- the LOC109774724 gene encoding E3 ubiquitin-protein ligase SIRP1 — encoded protein: MAEEPGATSRYYCHMCSVIVRPELGVEEVKCPHCRSGFVEEMADGRRSSNAVGDRGPATGAGPDDAGARSELAVPQWPPILMDLLGVSYGLDGGDLATLARRQYRHLAFLQLLNALQEGDADADGDAPDPGLERLVLVSPADAHAMLVPEGGASNSAGAGRGAGLTLGELILGPGLDLLLEYLAETDPSRQGTLPAKMEAVAALPTVKVSEAATCPVCLDDFAAGGEAKEMPCKHRFHDVCLLPWLEANSSCPVCRYQLPTDEATEPAGNGAEETADESSGNARRDVEGDSDGGSSGRRRWLARPFGRLFSRRSNGSSSSSR
- the LOC109774723 gene encoding RGS1-HXK1-interacting protein 1, with the protein product MASSEIGRTPAQGAEDASASPWPLRKLQSFAPRLLSQYKAYEDVFVERAKVTISDALVLASEHQAEAIGCATVAGFILFRGPRRFLYRNTLGRFKTEKDLLNDVEQSMIEYKTSIESLRKDSKYTLDKVVIGESDLQRGRTDLRSTGKQIQSVIRSIYKAESTAAGLMDQLRIIPTRQSLELRAEVASMASDLKNRRHVLEERVNRISEYGVRV